In Anaerolineae bacterium, a single window of DNA contains:
- a CDS encoding pyridoxal-phosphate dependent enzyme, producing MDLTINQEVLRRAVQRARERRIIIPTFEQQRNPDLIPDTIKAQLKKVGLWDVNPLNLFRITWKNEPVPFGGGFNGVNYIEFPSSLTGVPARIIALVGKWFPTGAHKVGATFGCLVPRLVTGQFDPTWQKAVWPSTGNYCRGGAYNSALLGCDSIAILPEEMSRERFEWLSRLAGEVIATPGCESNVKEIFDKCWELRRTRNDVVIFNQFDEFGNHLWHYYVTGHAMQEVLEKEMGPRDEYRGVVLTTGSAGTIGCGDYLKEVFPTSKVA from the coding sequence ATGGACCTGACCATCAACCAGGAAGTCCTGCGCCGTGCCGTCCAGCGCGCTCGCGAGCGCCGCATCATCATCCCCACCTTCGAGCAACAGCGCAACCCGGACCTCATCCCCGATACCATCAAGGCCCAGCTCAAGAAAGTTGGCCTGTGGGACGTCAACCCGCTGAACCTCTTCCGCATCACTTGGAAGAACGAGCCGGTGCCCTTCGGCGGCGGCTTCAACGGCGTCAATTACATCGAGTTCCCGTCCTCATTGACCGGCGTGCCGGCGCGCATCATCGCCCTGGTCGGCAAATGGTTCCCCACCGGCGCGCACAAGGTCGGCGCCACTTTTGGCTGTCTGGTGCCGCGGTTGGTGACCGGCCAGTTCGACCCCACCTGGCAGAAAGCGGTCTGGCCCTCCACCGGCAACTACTGCCGCGGCGGCGCGTATAACTCCGCTCTGCTGGGATGCGATTCCATCGCCATCCTGCCGGAGGAGATGAGCCGCGAGCGCTTCGAATGGCTGTCGCGCCTGGCCGGCGAGGTCATCGCCACCCCCGGCTGTGAGAGCAACGTCAAGGAAATCTTCGACAAGTGCTGGGAGCTTCGCCGTACCCGCAATGACGTGGTCATTTTCAACCAGTTCGACGAGTTCGGCAATCACCTCTGGCATTACTACGTCACCGGCCACGCCATGCAGGAAGTGCTGGAAAAGGAGATGGGGCCGCGGGATGAATATCGCGGCGTGGTGCTGACCACTGGCTCCGCCGGCACCATCGGCTGCGGCGACTATCTCAAGGAAGTCTTCCCCACCAGCAAGGTGGC
- a CDS encoding DEAD/DEAH box helicase family protein yields MEQETYVALDLETTGLSPERDRIIEIGMVKFTPQGVLDTFATFVNPGRPIPFQITQLTGIRDRDVRDAPTMETLLPAIRSFIGKGTLVGHNIGFDISFLAAAGLRLRNPSIDTFALAGIVWPHAAHYNLATLASEMGITPQASHRALEDADTARQLFLALLERARQLPLSLIQDINRLAEGTGWPLAGIFRSIEHARTRSGFARATLADQLRAKGLLDDSGAVALLEDVEAVEEVAPAPDLVSFDIEAQKALFLPDGLLAQQFPGYEFRSQQVTMLEAVAETLRDGGVLMIEAGTGTGKTLAYLVPAAYYAVSQGKRVVISTNTINLQDQIYQKDIPDLQRILPFPFRAAVLKGRSNYLCLRKLQTMKQSRQLSADEVHALARILIWAQSTATGDQAELMLPTDTDKAVWSYLSAESETCLNEECRYFQRGSCFLQRARQRAAGSHLIIVNHSLLLADAAIENAVLPDYDCLIVDEAHHLEDATTKQLSFHVSQPAIEQELGWLTGSSRGRGFQGLLHEAVALFSPHLAPDSRAELMRLSQEIAGLAEQVRDAAQSLFSSLAAFAEHQNNTSGDYSLRLRITDALRVQPRWSQIEIMWDNTAVLISGLREHLRRLGQMAVEAASLDDVEGLPEFILDLAGRAEFWNLIQSEVTAILTSSRANRVDWLEILPEANTASLHSAPLHVGEMIYEYLLSRRHAVVFTSATLRAGEDFSFLRERLGILDAREVALDSPFDYRASTLIYCPTDMPEPSQPFYLASVARAIEQVALALRGRTLVLFTSYHQLRKALELAGPALHEAGITILAQGNGSSRTQLLQQFKESSDTVLFGTRSFWEGIDVVGPALSCVIITRLPFAVPTEPIFEARSEAFEDPFQQYSVPDAILRFRQGFGRLIRSHTDRGVVVILDRRVLSKRYGQMFLKALPSCTVEHGPLDFVGHRAAQWVGSRS; encoded by the coding sequence GTGGAGCAGGAAACCTACGTCGCGCTGGACCTGGAGACCACCGGGCTTTCTCCAGAGCGAGACCGCATCATTGAAATCGGGATGGTGAAGTTCACGCCCCAGGGCGTGTTGGACACCTTCGCCACCTTTGTGAACCCTGGCCGGCCCATCCCCTTCCAGATCACCCAGCTCACCGGCATCCGGGATCGCGATGTGCGCGACGCACCGACTATGGAGACCCTCCTGCCGGCCATCCGCTCCTTCATCGGCAAAGGCACCCTGGTCGGGCACAACATCGGGTTCGACATCTCGTTCCTGGCGGCCGCCGGCCTGCGCCTGCGCAATCCCTCGATCGACACCTTCGCCCTGGCCGGCATCGTCTGGCCGCACGCCGCCCACTATAACCTGGCCACCCTGGCCTCGGAAATGGGCATCACCCCGCAGGCTTCCCACCGCGCCTTGGAGGACGCGGACACCGCCCGGCAGTTGTTCCTGGCACTGCTGGAACGCGCCCGCCAGCTCCCGCTCAGCCTGATCCAGGATATCAACCGCCTGGCCGAGGGGACCGGCTGGCCGCTGGCCGGCATCTTCCGCTCCATCGAACATGCGCGCACCCGCAGTGGTTTCGCACGCGCCACCCTGGCAGATCAACTGCGCGCCAAGGGCCTGCTGGATGACAGCGGGGCGGTGGCCCTGCTGGAAGATGTCGAAGCGGTGGAGGAAGTAGCGCCGGCCCCGGACCTGGTCTCCTTCGACATCGAAGCGCAAAAGGCGCTGTTCCTGCCCGACGGCCTGCTGGCACAGCAGTTCCCCGGCTATGAGTTCCGCTCCCAACAGGTGACCATGCTCGAGGCGGTGGCGGAGACACTGCGGGACGGCGGGGTGCTGATGATTGAGGCCGGCACTGGCACCGGCAAAACCCTGGCATACCTGGTGCCGGCAGCCTACTACGCCGTGTCGCAGGGCAAGCGCGTCGTCATCTCCACCAACACCATTAATCTGCAGGACCAAATTTATCAGAAGGATATCCCTGACCTCCAGCGCATCCTGCCCTTCCCGTTCCGCGCAGCGGTGCTCAAGGGCCGTTCCAATTACCTCTGTCTGCGCAAGCTCCAGACCATGAAACAGTCCCGGCAGTTGTCCGCCGATGAGGTGCACGCCCTGGCGCGCATCCTTATCTGGGCGCAGAGCACAGCCACCGGCGACCAGGCGGAGCTGATGCTTCCCACCGACACCGATAAAGCGGTCTGGTCGTACCTCTCGGCGGAATCCGAGACCTGCCTAAACGAGGAATGCCGGTACTTTCAGCGCGGCAGTTGCTTCCTTCAGCGGGCACGCCAGCGGGCCGCCGGCTCCCATCTCATCATCGTCAACCACTCCCTCCTGCTGGCCGACGCGGCCATCGAGAACGCGGTCCTGCCGGACTATGACTGCCTTATCGTGGACGAAGCCCATCACCTGGAGGATGCCACCACCAAACAGCTCAGCTTTCATGTCTCTCAGCCGGCCATCGAACAGGAGCTGGGCTGGCTGACCGGTTCCTCCCGTGGGCGCGGCTTCCAGGGGCTTTTGCACGAGGCAGTTGCCCTGTTCTCCCCGCACCTGGCGCCGGACTCCCGTGCCGAGCTGATGCGGTTAAGCCAGGAGATCGCCGGCCTTGCCGAGCAGGTGCGCGACGCCGCGCAGTCCCTTTTCTCGTCCCTGGCGGCCTTCGCCGAGCACCAGAACAATACTTCGGGGGATTACAGCCTGCGCCTGCGCATCACCGATGCCCTGCGGGTCCAGCCGCGCTGGTCCCAGATCGAGATAATGTGGGACAATACGGCGGTGCTGATCAGCGGCCTGCGGGAACACCTGCGCCGGCTGGGGCAGATGGCAGTGGAAGCGGCCTCCCTGGACGACGTGGAAGGTCTGCCGGAGTTCATCCTCGACCTGGCCGGCCGCGCCGAATTCTGGAACCTGATCCAGTCGGAAGTCACCGCCATATTGACAAGCTCGCGTGCCAATCGGGTGGACTGGCTGGAAATACTGCCGGAGGCCAACACCGCCTCCCTGCACTCCGCGCCCCTACATGTGGGGGAGATGATCTACGAGTATCTGCTGAGCCGCCGGCATGCGGTGGTGTTCACCTCCGCGACCCTGCGCGCCGGCGAGGATTTCTCCTTCCTGCGCGAGCGGCTGGGCATCCTCGATGCCCGCGAGGTGGCGCTGGATTCGCCCTTTGATTACCGCGCCTCCACGCTCATCTACTGCCCGACGGACATGCCGGAGCCCTCCCAGCCCTTCTACCTGGCCAGCGTGGCGCGGGCCATCGAGCAGGTGGCGCTGGCCCTGCGCGGCCGCACGCTGGTGCTCTTCACCTCGTACCACCAACTGCGCAAGGCGCTGGAGCTGGCGGGGCCGGCACTGCACGAGGCCGGCATCACGATCCTGGCACAGGGCAATGGGTCTTCCCGCACCCAGCTCCTCCAGCAGTTCAAGGAAAGCTCCGATACGGTGCTCTTCGGCACGCGCAGTTTCTGGGAGGGCATTGATGTGGTGGGGCCGGCGCTGAGCTGTGTCATTATCACCCGCCTGCCCTTCGCCGTGCCTACCGAACCCATCTTCGAGGCGCGCTCCGAGGCATTCGAAGACCCCTTCCAGCAGTATTCGGTGCCCGATGCCATCCTGCGCTTCCGCCAGGGGTTCGGCCGGCTGATCCGCAGTCACACCGACCGCGGCGTAGTCGTCATCCTGGACCGCCGCGTGCTCAGCAAGCGCTACGGCCAGATGTTCCTCAAAGCCCTGCCCTCCTGCACGGTCGAGCACGGCCCGCTGGACTTCGTCGGCCACCGCGCCGCCCAATGGGTCGGGTCACGGAGCTGA